From the Octopus sinensis unplaced genomic scaffold, ASM634580v1 Contig01889, whole genome shotgun sequence genome, one window contains:
- the LOC115227121 gene encoding cGMP-specific 3',5'-cyclic phosphodiesterase-like encodes METELTEEEVDGFLKNNPLFVRTWLTEHGLSELGEEIFAKTEIHIEKAHAFIDFIGNALFKKKLAQKDESETLTENELYKEVVKILNSEFHTDSLCHRVLKKLCTLLPCEKASLFLARGTGQTQYLISTLFDVTAESTLEESLHTEENAIRIPFGKGISGFVAQNKCLLNIKDVYQDPRFLSEVDEKTGFRTKSILCMPILDNDNKLLAVAQVLNKIKEEYFDSEDENIFERFLSFCSISMNNSTFFASSIEEHDRHSLLLKLNRCILKYQNSLTKLISEITKLAMEMLQCESISIYLSDPNKEKILPTEYSKVFQLSRGASDISEQIIAPNVRKAIERNMNSKNNFDVFNLNEFTESDTIQLESKIGSWLLCLAIKDASNNFVGWIVYIRDSRDIFSRNDINMMELFTMFCGLAIYNCRLYETSAKTLCQLEFTNKVLSYHATCYPEIVDRFLSMEMESVNYSQIYQFDFDHFLYSEDDTVLLVVRIFLDAKTLPVLNISKELLYRWILTVKKNYRPVTYHNWRHALNVTQMMFCMLTTGKLQIYFTEFDRICLLIACLCHDIDHRGRDNAFQAKTASPLAILYNTSVMEYHHISRCLMILKYEETNILRNISVEKYQQGLKLIEKSILATDLLMYFEKRYIFKQKLEVDDQALSSQESIDLLICMMMTASDLSSITKPWEVQRKTAITVATEFFEQGDLESHFTRNIMPMMDRRKRHQLPKMQVGFI; translated from the coding sequence ATGGAAACAGAACTTACTGAGGAAGAAGTGGATGGGTTCTTGAAGAACAATCCACTGTTCGTTAGAACATGGCTCACTGAACATGGTCTAAGCGAATTGGGTGAAGAGATATTCGCTAAAACTGAGATACATATAGAAAAAGCACATGCTTTCATTGATTTCATTGGAAATGCCTTGTTTAAAAAGAAACTGGCTCAAAAAGACGAGAGCGAAACTCTAACGGAAAATGAACTGTACAAAGAAGTTGTGAAAATTCTTAACAGTGAGTTTCATACAGATTCTCTATGCCATCGAGTTCTTAAGAAGTTATGTACCTTACTTCCGTGTGAAAAAGCAAGTCTCTTTTTGGCTCGGGGAACGGGACAAACTCAATATCTAATCTCGACCCTGTTTGATGTTACAGCTGAATCTACTCTTGAAGAATCACTTCATACTGAAGAAAACGCCATACGCATTCCCTTCGGAAAAGGTATTTCAGGATTTGTAGCTCAAAATAAATGTCTATTAAATATTAAGGATGTGTATCAGGATCCTCGTTTCTTGAGTGAAGTCGACGAAAAGACTGGATTTCGTACCAAAAGCATTCTATGTATGCCAATTCTAGACAATGATAATAAATTGTTAGCTGTCGCTCAAGTATTAAACAAAATAAAGGAGGAATATTTTGACTCAGAAGACGAAAATATCTTCGAGAGGTTTTTGTCATTTTGTTCTATCAGTATGAATAATAGCACTTTCTTTGCAAGTTCAATTGAAGAGCACGATCGCCACAGCTTATTACTAAAACTAAATCGGTGTATACTAAAATATCAAAATTCTCTAACGAAACTAATATCCGAAATTACCAAACTCGCCATGGAAATGTTACAGTGTGAGAGTATCAGCATTTATTTGAGTGATCCGAACAAAGAGAAAATTCTCCCAACTGAATATTCGAAAGTCTTTCAGTTATCGAGAGGAGCTTCAGATATCTCAGAACAAATTATAGCACCAAACGTAAGAAAAGCAATTGAACGAAATatgaatagtaaaaataattttgatgtgTTTAATTTGAATGAATTTACAGAGTCTGATACCATACAACTCGAAAGTAAGATTGGTAGTTGGTTGCTTTGCTTAGCAATTAAAGATGCCAGCAATAATTTTGTCGGTTGGATCGTGTATATCAGAGATTCAAGGGATATTTTTAGTCGAAATGATATCAACATGATGGAGCTATTTACAATGTTCTGCGGTTTAGCTATCTATAATTGCCGTCTTTATGAAACTTCAGCAAAAACGTTATGTCAGTTAGAATTTACAAATAAAGTGCTTAGTTATCATGCTACTTGCTATCCAGAAATTGTAGATCGATTTTTAAGTATGGAAATGGAATCTGTAAATTATTCTCAAATTTATCAATTCGACTTCGATCACTTCTTATATTCAGAGGATGACACTGTTTTGTTGGTCGTTCGCATATTTTTAGATGCCAAAACATTGCCCGTTCTCAACATATCTAAAGAATTATTATATAGGTGGATACTAACTGTTAAAAAGAACTATCGACCTGTCACCTATCATAATTGGCGCCATGCTCTCAATGTTACTCAAATGATGTTTTGTATGTTGACTACTGGCAAATTGCAAATATATTTCACAGAATTTGATCGGATTTGCCTATTGATTGCTTGTTTGTGTCATGATATTGATCATAGAGGACGTGATAATGCGTTTCAAGCGAAGACGGCATCTCCTCTTGCTATTCTTTACAACACGTCTGTGATGGAATATCATCATATAAGTCGATGTCTCATGatattaaaatatgaagaaacaaatattttacgaAACATCTCAGTTGAAAAATATCAGCAGGGGCTTAAACTTATAGAGAAATCAATCCTTGCTACGGACCTCCTAATGTACTTTGAGAAAAGGTACATTTTCAAACAGAAATTAGAAGTCGATGACCAAGCGTTGTCATCTCAAGAAAGTATTGATTTACTAATTTGCATGATGATGACTGCGTCTGATCTTTCAAGTATTACTAAGCCATGGGAGGTTCAAAGAAAGACTGCTATTACAGTTGCAACTGAGTTCTTCGAACAAGGCGATTTGGAGAGCCATTTTACTCGTAATATCATGCCTATGATGGATCGCAGGAAAAGACACCAATTGCCTAAAATGCAAGTTGGTTTTATT